Below is a window of Cottoperca gobio chromosome 12, fCotGob3.1, whole genome shotgun sequence DNA.
ttcagtctttatgctttatgtttgTCGGACAGATGTATAATATCAATCGTCTCATCTAACTTTGTCcttctgagctactgtagaaacatggcggtgcatcATGACGGATTCTGTGGAAGAGGAACCGCTCCCtctgtagatatgaagggctcattctaagccaacaaaaacacaaccaatcttagtttcaggtgcacactaatgaaaacatagttatgaatattatattcaatatctgctaatagatcccccTAATTAccacacactggccctttaatgcattttacaaacaagtaaacaacatATGTcgatatgaataaataaaaatataaacttatctttattattattattatcattatttactTAATaccttattttaaaaataaatccaactcCATTTACCTTGACATGTCCCTCTTTGACTTCTCCATACTGGACGTGCTTCCTAAGGTGGTTGCAGATGGCTCGGAGGGTGGAATGCATCTCTATGCAGAAGTTACACCTGAATCCTATGGGAGCTTTATTTTCAGGGCTTTCCTGTTCACAGAGAAAGAATGACAAAAATTCACAGTTTTCGTTGTCTTTCTGtttgacatctttaaatgtgaaaatgatttGGGATTATATTATTGAATCTTTTAAGGACAATAACAGTGTACAATCTAAACCAGCTGATGTATTTTGCCACAGTCAGAAGACATTACTATTGTGAGATTTACTTTTTTCTCTCCATGAAATTAGTTACAGCCACTGTTCTCAAATATACATTAAATGAGATTGTATTTGAACCTATTATGAAATTCATTGTACACCTTATTATCACTGTTTTATATTCCTGGTGACAGTCAAGGGGCAATTTGAAATACATAATTATCTCTTCAATTCTGTTTTGGCAGAATAGGACTACTTTATGTACTACTGCAATGATTGTGGGTTTACAAAGTCATGTTATGATAAATTAACATTACTCTCAGAGATAAATGATGTTGCTATGAGAAAATTATAGGAGCCCATGACCCTAAGGAATTAAGGAACGGCTGTAGAATGATAGACTCATATCTCTGCTCACCTTCTCCGGTTTGGTCTCAGGGTATTTCTGCGGCTTTCTGTTTGCTGAGCagctgcctcctcctctcctgcctcatGGCCCTCTTCTGAAACTCCTCATTGTGGTTCAATAGATGTTTCGCCAGAATTGGGAGAGCTAGGAACTTCAGCTCACAGTGAGAACACTTGTACAACTCGGACTCCTCATCCTCGGGACCGGGGGATACCACAAAGTCCCTCTTCAAGTCATTGCTGTGGAGGTCGTTGTAGTGCATAGAGAGCTGCTCACCTGTGCTAAAGGACAACCGGAAGCATTTTAGACACTTGAATGGCAGCCATTCGACCTCTCCATCCTGCTCGGATTTAAGCTGAACCTCTAGCACTTCCTTGTCATCCTCTGCCATTGCAATTTTTTCGGGTTCTTTGGCATAGATAACGGTAAAGTAGCGACCAAGCTTGCTAGCGTGCTGCTTCTTGGGGAAGACACCTGGGTGGCGTTTAATGTAATGAGAGACAATGCTCTTCCTGCTGAAGGCCTGAAAGGCGCAAAGAGAACACTTTCGTCTCTCCACAGCCAAACGCAAGTCTTCACTCATTTCTGAATTGTCTCCTTCTGGTGGCGGGGGTGCTATCACTTTGCTAGGAGTTTCCGTCATAGTCTTGGAAGCAGCCAAACAATGGGTATAATAGGCATCAATATCATGCCGCTTCTGGTAATGTGCTGCCAAACCTTTGCGTATAGGATTTGTGTATGCACACAGAGCACATTTGAAGACATTGTTTTTACCCTCTGGCTGAGCGCGGACGTTGTTGTGCTTGATACGATAGTGACGAGCTATGCCTTTCCTGGTGGAGCAGAAGTATTTGCAGAGCTGACACTTGAATATAGCATGTTTCTCTGTCTTATTGatgggtaacttggagagggcaAGGTCCAATTCACTGACTTCCTGGACTTTGGCAGTGCTTGATATATTACCAGCACTGCATTCGGCTACTGGCTCTGTTTCTCCACCGGGAGTAAAATATGTCATAGAGGCAGCAAACATTTCAGCGGCCGACTGATTGTGATATTTCTCATAATGGATTTTTAGTTTCTCCAGTGTCCCATGCGTGTACGGACAAATTTTGCATCTGTATGCGCCATAGCCTTGCCTTTGAGTTTTGCACTTGTCATCTTCATTTAAGTCAGCGATTTGTTCTATATCATCTGCAAAGTCTTCTGCAGTGACTTTCACTAACGGGTGTCTCTTCTGATAGTGAGTTAGAACCCCGTGGATTCGGGAGTTTACATACGGACAGTGTCGACATTTATACACAGAGCTAGGGTTGATGTCTGCTTCCTGTGCAAAATCTGCTGCTTTTACTTTCATGCCTGGGTGCTTTTTTCCATAGTGAGTGAGGAGGCCATGGAGACTGTTGTACtctgacagacatacagtacactgatAAGTATTGTTAGACATGGAAAGACGTGGGTGGGGAGGATGGAGATTGCTTTCTTGAGGTGTGGTGACAATGACCAGCGCTCCATCATCTTCAACCGACTGGCAATTGAAAGACATGTGTTCATTGGCAACCTGCAGGTGGATCTTTTCAGCCGAGCCATTTCCTTTGATAATATCCAAAAGCACAGATTCATCCCCTTTAATAGCCCAAGGGTGGACTGCCTGGTAGTGACTAGTAATGTCCCAAATTGTACAGGCCTCGAAGGCACAGTCTCTGCATTTGTAATGTTTAGTTTCCATATTGGCCCCTTGTTGGGTGGTCTCCGGACCAGCCCATAGCTTGCTGGCCATGTATGTGTAATCGACATTGTGCTCAGGATGGCGTCTTTGGTAATGGAGCAGCAGGCCTTGGGGTTCAGCATGGGAGTAAATGCACCACTCACAATGGTAGCCAGCCTCCAGAACACCATCTTGGTAAGCCCAGTGTAAAATGGTCATGGCTGTAGCTTTCACAGTGGGGTGCTCTTTCTTAAGATGTTTCTTTAGAGCATAGACGTAGGGGGATGTGTAGGAACAGTGTCTGCACTTCAGGGAGCGCAGGAGCGTAGTGTTTTCAGGGTCTGGAGGGGCTGGGGTCAAGGCAGAAGAGATGCTGCTTGACTGAACCATCTGTGCACGCTCGCGCTGACTCCGGACAACTGCAGTGTGACGACGCACAAGGTCAGCGTTGGCCTTGGTTTCCCTATGCTTCTTCTGGTAATGAATGAGCACTCCTTTTACAGTGCGGTTGCCATAATCACAGTGCTGACAAAAGAACAGCTCGTCCTCACCTTTTTCACCACTTCCTGGTTTCGGGCTTGTGTTGTTAGATCCATCGTGACCATTGTTTTGAAACTGCTTCAAAAACTGTTTGGGAGCCGCAATTTGCAATTCATCCATTAATTTCATCAAACCGGGTGTGGGAGCGCCATGTTTGATATATTTTGCTGTCACTTTTACTTCTGGGTGTCTCTTTTGATAATGGACCAACACTCCAACAACAGATCTGTTGCTGTACACGCAATGTTTACAGTAgtacatttcttcttctggaCCAAACAGCGCTGCGCTTGGTTGTTTTGGAGGCGTTGCCATGTTGAGATTATGTGAAGAGTTTGCAACAGACTGCGATTGATCCACCGAGATGACCTTCATGGTTTTCTGAATACGGAAATAAGATGCCTTTTGGTCTGGGTGTTTCTTCTGATAGTGGACCAAAACGGAGTGCATGTTGGGGCTAGCAAAAGAGCACACATCACAATCATAGACAACTACATTGCCACCTATAGATTCTTTGAGAGGGTCTGTCTCAGCACTGGCTTCGGGGATCTTGGAGACCGTTTTCAGCACTGGGCTGGTGGATGACCTGGGGGTTGACGTGGCTGAGTTCAGATTCTTGGGGCCAGAGTTTAATATTTCCCTCAGTGTTTGGGATTCACCTGTTTTGTGGGACTGCTCTACTATATAGCTGGAGAAGATCATAGCATTGTTAATTTTCACTGTAGGGTGCATTCTTTGGTAATGGGGCATTAGGCTCCTGACATTGGGGCTTGTGTACGAACAAAAGCGGCACATGTATACCAGATTTGGTTGGTTGAAGTTGAGCACATTGCTTGCCTCAGGGTGATGATCCATGTAGTGTTGATGCAGATCGTTGTAATTTGTGTATTCGATGTAACACTCTAAGCAGCGAAAGACCGCACTCTGGTCCTCGGAGTCCAGGATATACTTAAAGCTGAACTTGATGTAAGGGTGCATTCTCTGGTAATGGGTGCTGACGCTACGAGCTGATTTGTTGTGGTAATCACAGTGTTTACAGTAGAAGCGTGCCGCTCCTGGATCCTCTGAATAATCGGCAGTCTCTTGGATAGCACTGTCGCTGGGGTCAGCACAGATGTTTTCACTATAATCTGAGAGAGTCAGTGATATAGGAATGATTCTAGGTTTTGACTTAgggttgctttttctttttcctattCTTCCTCCCTCTTGAGAGATCATTGATTCTCTTGCATGAAGCTGTTGTGTGTTATAAGTGAAGATAGGGTTTTTATTGTCATGGTTTCCACCATCTATATCATCACCGGCGTGATTTTCTCCTGCATCTTCATCATCCATGTCATCTAAGTTTATGATCATGTCCTGTTGGCTTTGGCTTATCTTACTTTGAAGGTTACTGGCAATTTCATCAATTCTAGTCCTCTTCTTAACCGAGGACAAATCCAAAGGTAAGTCATTAATGGACTTCCTGGCTCTTTTCCCTGTTACTAAGGGCTTTTTGGTGGCAAGTCCTAAAATGGAGGTCTGGGTTTTTTGTAGAAAGATTGGAGAAGCGTCCACTTCAGAGTCCGGCTGGTCAGTCAGCTGGCTTTCAAAGACAGTGGGATCTAGGTCATCACAGTAGGAATGCTTATGCTGCTGGTGAACCCTCAGACCTTTCAGAGTTGTGGTAGAGAAGCTGCAGAGTGTGCAGCGATGAGGATTCTGCTGGTCGTTCGGTGTGCTGGTTATCTTTTTTCCATTGACTTTGGAACTTACATTACCCCCATTAACTGGCTCTGCAGCACTGTCATTGAGAGGATTTGGGCTATCACTTGTTAGGTCCATGGTGTCTACATCTGAGGATATGTGGCTCTGTTTGTGCGTGCCTAGTTTAAGAGGGCTGGTGCAAATAAACGGGCATTCATCACATTTATACACTGTGGTTTTACCAGAAAGGTGAATATTTTCAATGTGGCGGGAGATGCTCCGCCTGTGCATGGTAAGGAAGGAGCAAAAGGGGCACTGAAATCGGTTCATGTACTTTCTAAATGGTATTCCTTTAGTCTCCAGTAATTTATTATCCTCATCAGTTAAAAGCTGCTTTGCATCTGCTGACAGGGTCCCAGTATAGTTGGGGTCATCTATATCCCCTaactcttcttcatcatcacccTCTAAGCTGCTACGAGAGTCCTCCTCATTGATTAGGTTGGCATCCATCT
It encodes the following:
- the znf462 gene encoding LOW QUALITY PROTEIN: zinc finger protein 462 (The sequence of the model RefSeq protein was modified relative to this genomic sequence to represent the inferred CDS: deleted 2 bases in 2 codons) — translated: MMEVLQCDGCDFRAESYEDLKIHIQEVHTVFLQPADADESDSLKDEDEGEEEYEDKDDKDYTPPKAGMSPNSTENSKQTPQNQTAETHLPFYQCKFCVRYFRSKSFLRNHTKKVHNDVEEDSDASISSETAKKPGYTVIMYNDHSKVYSCQHCTYKSPRKARIIKHQLMYHNKVPSESTGDPSEYTETGEESDSASGLVKGTFACEWCDYQTDQKDSWTNHVVMEHSDKVKIVSSIADLEGEASASSPKPDSPSASQSPTRSKMSSTDVDEKEEPEGKTAENTSENPVPEISSFQYAQISAVAPNSTGSSILSKKFASSDVSKSVVEMDANLINEEDSRSSLEGDDEEELGDIDDPNYTGTLSADAKQLLTDEDNKLLETKGIPFRKYMNRFQCPFCSFLTMHRRSISRHIENIHLSGKTTVYKCDECPFICTSPLKLGTHKQSHISSDVDTMDLTSDSPNPLNDSAAEPVNGGNVSSKVNGKKITSTPNDQQNPHRCTLCSFSTTTLKGLRVHQQHKHSYCDDLDPTVFESQLTDQPDSEVDASPIFLQKTQTSILGLATKKPLVTGKRARKSINDLPLDLSSVKKRTRIDEIASNLQSKISQSQQDMIINLDDMDDEDAGENHAGDDIDGGNHDNKNPIFTYNTQQLHARESMISQEGGRIGKRKSNPKSKPRIIPISLTLSDYSENICADPSDSAIQETADYSEDPGAARFYCKHCDYHNKSARSVSTHYQRMHPYIKFSFKYILDSEDQSAVFRCLECYIEYTNYNDLHQHYMDHHPEASNVLNFNQPNLVYMCRFCSYTSPNVRSLMPHYQRMHPTVKINNAMIFSSYIVEQSHKTGESQTLREILNSGPKNLNSATSTPRSSTSPVLKTVSKIPEASAETDPLKESIGGNVVVYDCDVCSFASPNMHSVLVHYQKKHPDQKASYFRIQKTMKVISVDQSQSVANSSHNLNMATPPKQPSAALFGPEEEMYYCKHCVYSNRSVVGVLVHYQKRHPEVKVTAKYIKHGAPTPGLMKLMDELQIAAPKQFLKQFQNNGHDGSNNTSPKPGSGEKGEDELFFCQHCDYGNRTVKGVLIHYQKKHRETKANADLVRRHTAVVRSQRERAQMVQSSSISSALTPAPPDPENTTLLRSLKCRHCSYTSPYVYALKKHLKKEHPTVKATAMTILHWAYQDGVLEAGYHCEWCIYSHAEPQGLLLHYQRRHPEHNVDYTYMASKLWAGPETTQQGANMETKHYKCRDCAFEACTIWDITSHYQAVHPWAIKGDESVLLDIIKGNGSAEKIHLQVANEHMSFNCQSVEDDGALVIVTTPQESNLHPPHPRLSMSNNTYQCTVCLSEYNSLHGLLTHYGKKHPGMKVKAADFAQEADINPSSVYKCRHCPYVNSRIHGVLTHYQKRHPLVKVTAEDFADDIEQIADLNEDDKCKTQRQGYGAYRCKICPYTHGTLEKLKIHYEKYHNQSAAEMFAASMTYFTPGGETEPVAECSAGNISSTAKVQEVSELDLALSKLPINKTEKHAIFKCQLCKYFCSTRKGIARHYRIKHNNVRAQPEGKNNVFKCALCAYTNPIRKGLAAHYQKRHDIDAYYTHCLAASKTMTETPSKVIAPPPPEGDNSEMSEDLRLAVERRKCSLCAFQAFSRKSIVSHYIKRHPGVFPKKQHASKLGRYFTVIYAKEPEKIAMAEDDKEVLEVQLKSEQDGEVEWLPFKCLKCFRLSFSTGEQLSMHYNDLHSNDLKRDFVVSPGPEDEESELYKCSHCELKFLALPILAKHLLNHNEEFQKRAMRQERRRQLLSKQKAAEIPETKPEKESPENKAPIGFRCNFCIEMHSTLRAICNHLRKHVQYGEVKEGHVKQEVSEVPLTLPSETLTNGDLEGDEAAEADDLERYSATTMGSPLVSTDSVSVATETLKTEMDAVGGMGAALVAAARATVSEGELKQRLAAGGHPCAQCDRVFMSMQGLRSHERSHSAMAMFSREDKYSCQYCQFVSPFRHNLDRHVQSHHGHHKPFKCKLCPFKSAYVSRLKSHLHKAHTGEQHTYKCLSCPFSSMTISLLKEHSLRDHGEALTLPKLRAATQAVHAALRPSRLASNAEQTPLDPDDPSYLETADVRQQLSHYQLASRSQMSSSSTPGVSTAADNRPDSILTCEFCEFSSGYMQSLRRHYRDRHGGKKLFKCKDCSFFTCYKNTFTMHVEAGHNNNAPANLPKDLRCPLCLYHTKHKSNMIDHIVLHREERVAPLEVSRSKLSRHLQGLVFRCHKCTFTCSSDQTLQLHLQKHAEIKPYQCLLCYYDSSQRSQLEEHLRLEHKVIRNFELMGRVNLDQLEKIKEQGSSAEEEEAREIMEMVRDGKVAAEDEDEGMEIMENMLEEQREMDDEEIEDNIKEEEEEEDEDDVRGVKEEKPGLQEVLASPSSSSSSSCSAEKRLPCEFCGRCFTNSLEWERHVLRHGMMVNNSQMDTSTTSAIEASASSSTGSSVLLEDAGLDLNEEVNTADISLRSPSQYVEDKEMLDTKKDEQFG